The DNA segment CTAAACAACTGAGACTGGCAAGACTGTAAAGAAACTTTGAAAAATTATCTGATCTGAGATGGAGAACACAGTAAGCCTGAAGCATCTGATCCAACCACAGCAAGGTCACAAACAGTACAAAGCTGGCCTTCCTGGGAAAGAACAAAGTGTGAATTACAGTACGGGCATAACACATCCTTCTGTCCCCGATATATAGGGACATAAGTTGCTCCGCAAACAACAAACGGGTTTCTAAAGTCATAATTCAATTGTGTGGAATCTTTCATGTTCCTCTCAGCAGCCTGCATAACAGAACGAGCGGTTTTGGTTTGGCTTTCTGCAGTTGGGTTGGTCTCCAAAAGCCTCCGGGCAAAGTTTGATGCTGTGATCAGATTACCAGCCTTGTAACACACAGTCATAGCATTCATCAAGGCAAGTCTCAAGTGCGGTAGCTGAAGGTTGCAGTGCGTGAAATAAGCCGCCAGTTCTTGTTGACGAACCGGGTTGTCTTTCAGTTCCCTCCTTTTAAGTTCCATCTGTAAGCCCAAAACATATTCTTTCACGATAATAATCAGCTCTTTAACTTCATCCACTTCTCGTCTTGACTCGACAACAATCAGTGGGATGGTATGGAGAATGCTTAAGAAGAGGCGTAAGGCTTCAGTAAACTTCCCTGTGGTTGTGGCTTTGTAACCGGCCTTGAGTTTTTCTTCCAACTGAGAGAAACTGAACACGAGTGCAGGCGGGGCCCGGACATTAGGACTTGCTGACTCACTCCAACCCCTCTCGATGGCCAATGAGATTATGGGAGCCGATGAGAACGCACGCAAGTAAGAATGACTTCCCGTGTGAAGATCAATGAACAAGGACTTCAGCGGTGTGAAATTCTTTATACCAAGCTGGCGGCTCAGTAACCGCATGGCGGTGTCAAAGTTGCCAGCTGCTGCATGCTCAGCAGCAAGAGATGACTTCTGCACCCATATCTGACTCACAGGCATACCAGCAGTCGGTGTTACAAATACAGCAGAACGACTAGTGGTGGCTTTTGGGGTTTCAACATCCGGAGGAAGTTCGAGATCCTCAAGATCCCAACCTCCCTCTTCATTATCTTCAGGTGCTTCTTCATCATCCAGCACCATGCTGACATCACCATTTTGAATATTCTCCACATCCACAATATCCAACTCCTCACCCCAATCAgcatcagcagcatcttcatactCTTCGTTTCCACCTTTTCCAGCGTTATCAAGACCACCCTCAAATATCCCTTTCATGGTCCTCAACAATGGCCAGTCCCCACCGCACAAGACCGGTGTTGGGGGGAACAAAAGAGAAGAAGACCTACCACTGGGCAAATTAGGAACATTACCGTTAAGTTTATCAGCAAGATCTTCAACAATCTCATTCAACCCATGGGTCTTAGCTGTAGCATATGCTAGTGGTAGATGGCCAGCGTTGATCAAAATCTTGATCCGTTCTTGAACATCACCCAAATACAAAGCATTATGGAACTGCCCCATAACATCGTTTTTCACCTCAGCAATCTTCATCATTTTAGACAACTTATCCAAGTTTCCTGTTATCAAATACAGAAAAGATAGCCTCTCAAAGTTTTTCGTCCTCTGATATGCATATTCAACAATGCCAGAATTACCCTGACGAAGGGCCTCAACCCCTAATCTATACCAGTGATCTTTCTCATCAATCTCTTTAGCAGAAGCAACAGCTATCTGGATGTTTCCACTTTCTAGTGCTAGATTGAAACGGGTTCTCTCATCTCTCACGAAATGGAGGGCAACTTCAGGGAAACCTTTTTGTTGTAAATACGCAATCATGGCTTGCCCACACAGCTCGGAGTTTCTTATCATGCTCATTACATGGTCATATCTCTTTTTCAGTAAAGATAACTTAAAGACGTATTCAGTTGAATCAATAACTATTGGCCGGTTTTTCCCATCACGATCCAAACAAAAGAGTGTGTTTCCAAATATTTTTGTGATGTAAACCGGATTATCAAGGGTTTTAATGATTCCACTGTCTCCATTAGGCAAACAGTATTTAATATGGGTTAACGTGGTGTATATGAACACGCCATTATCATCCCATGAACCGCTTTTCACTCTGATTGTCTCATGAAGGGTGCACAGGTGAACCAGTTTTTTATCAGCTATAACTATTGAATGCTTACTAAGCAAGGCAACACTCTCCATATCGCTTGACCAAACAACGTACCTGACAAAAGAAGTTTGTAGGTCCCCGAGAACCAACCGTTGTTGGAGATCAAAGATGAAAACTCTGTCTTCTGCCCTACATAACAAGTTACCTGTACCAGCGTAGAATATAGCATCGACGGGAGAAGGAAGGGCACTCTTCTTCACAATCTcattttttaagtttttgacCAACACTTGATTGGTGCTCTTCTCAAGAACTGCAAATCTATTTCGGGCCACAAAAACCGCTGACCCACCGACACCACGTTTCGCCTCTTGAACTGTATCACCTCTAGTAATACTATCTTTAGGGATGATGTACAGTTCATAAGATCCGCCATCCACATCTGAACATATTAGTATCGCGTTTTCAGTTGGGCTGTAAGAGAGGGTTCTTGGGCCCTGGTTCAAGCTGACTGAACCTGGCCTGCGAATAGGTAATATTTGAGTGTCTTTTTGAGAAGTGTACTCGTAAAACCGTAGAAAACGGTCTTTTACATAGTACAAAGATTCACCACTAACAGCGAAAGCAGGGCGTTCTCTTTCTAGCTTGAAAACAATCATACCGCTGTCATGGCCAGCTGCCAACAGGTTCATCTCGGGATGACAACCGAGAATCCAGAACCTGTCATGCTCACGACGGAAAGTTTGAAGACCGGTTCTTTTTGTAGCATCCCAAACACGTATACTTTTATCCTCCGAGTTAGATACTATGATGTCTTGTCTTGCATGGAAAAGAACACATGATACGTTATTCATGTGACCTCTCAATGTGTCTACTTCCCAAGCTTTTGTATCTGAAAGACAAAAGTAAGTAAATCAGATTCAACAAAAAATCATGCGGCATCTTGGTAATAATGCACCACACAAGAACGGACTAAAACTTCATTCACGTTTTTCACTCTTATGCAGAGAAACAGTTGAACTAGCATGTTGGTCCATGCCATGTCCAAGAACGAGAAACACCATAGAAAAAAAATATTGGTTTCACATGAATACTCAGGAGAAACACCTCTATGATTTACCATTGCACCCGAAAATCACACTTACATTGGCAAACTGAGTTGCGTAGTGTTCTATAAAAGATTAATTTAGATTTCATACCTAATGTGTGTTGTTTTTGTGGATGAGTATCTTAACAAAGACTCTTTAGCATCCACATGGGCACAAAGGTCTTTTTGTTGGCATTTGCTAAAGCTATAATGAACTAAGTCACTAACTGGACAGAAACATACTCCTGATCAGCATTTTTGTGTCTACACATCACTTCAACGTTTAATTTTCCAGTTTACATTTATGCATTTAAAGTAGTTGTTCCAGAAAAAGTTGAAGCAAGTCTGCAATTCAATTAACATCAAACTATTCATGTTGGAAATTGGTATAGTAATTCTCAATCTTGGTTTAAGAAAATTGACAACTATGCATAAGAGATGGTAACCGGTATGGCAACTGTGGTGCACCAAAGcacatttgatttataaaagactGGAGGctgaaaaataagataaaaacaCATGAGGTACCAAGTTACAACACCTAGTTTCAAAAGAATGTCAACTTTCTTCCCTCTGTTAATAGAAACAATTAAACAAAGGTGATTGCCGTTCAAACAGGAGGCCTGCCACCTCTTAAGTAAAAACTATACATATAAACATGTGTGAGAAACAAAATTGCATGCGAGTATAAGAAGCACCGTCCATTCAAATTTCAAGCCCTCCTATTTATAATAATTTGCAACACAGCGCTGTTTACTATTAAGTATTATTTGCAACTATGGCATATGTAAGTGTTTTAGATTTTGTAAATACCGTTATAGGTAAGCGAAATAGAACTTTCATACACTGTAGCAAAGGGCCTCACTAGTCAACAAACAGTTACCCCTAAGGAGACTTGAACTCACAGCCTATGGTGTCTTAGACATCTGATAACACTGGGCCAAAGGCTATTTGGTGAGGCTGACGCATGAAAGCATACCAATAGTTTTTTATGAAGCGTGTTCAGCAAAAATCTCCAACTTTAACTAGTCCACATAAGATCACCATAACCATAGTTGTTAAATAAAAGTAAACATTACAAACTACCTTAGCCTGCCTTTCTTTACAAGCCAGCATAGCAAGATTTATCATAAGGAACATAATGAATGACCAACAAAGGATTAGATAATGAAACACATACCATTCATTCGCCAGATCTTCACTTGGCGATCGTCAGCTCCTGAAACAATAAGAGGAAGAGTGGGATGGAATGATGCCCAATTGACTCCTCGATCATGGCCCTCTAATACATACTTCACAACAGCATCAACCCCTCCAAAAAAATCTGTATTCATCTGACTCAGCCGAAGGATATCATCAGCAGGTGAAACTGATTTCTTCTTTAGGGCACCAATATCCCATACTCGAACAGTCTGATCTAATGATGCTGATACCACAAGGTCCTCCTTTGGATGGAACAAAGCACACATCACATAATGGTTGTGTCCAGTCAAAACAGATATACAAGTACGAGATTGCCAATTCCATATCCGAATAGTTTGATCATCACTAGCACTAACAATCCAGGGGTTCTCATGGTGAAACTGAACCGTCCGAATATAATCAAGGTGGCCAAGCAGCGTAAACAAACACCGATGCAGCTTGTAATTCCATACTTTAATTTTGTAATCATCTCCTGCATGTACAATTACATTGGGAATGCAAAGTATTATTAAATATTCTTAGACACTCAGACACGTGTATGGGCTTTAAACTAACCAGTATGAAGAAAAGACAATGATAACTGTTTATTATAGAGAAAACAGAACAAAATGACTCCAACTTTCCAACATAATGTAATTTCGGCTATAAACAACACTTGCTCATATGCATCTTGGTTTGAATAGTGGGAAGCGCACCGAGGCAACATGGTCTAAAACCGAGGCGCAATTTATTATAGAAACTTTTTATATATTTCTCATAGGTTTGTAGCATCATTTACCCAAAACTTTGACAAAAACAAGTTCTATACATGGTTTACTATCTAAATACCTATGTACAGCCTAAAAATCTGGTTGTAAAACATCCTGAAGCACAAATCCAACCCCTTACAAAAAGCGCACCTCAGCTGCGCCTTTTGTACATCACTCGCCTTTCCTACACAATGGCAACAGCACCTGTGCCTAGGCGCCTGCTTTTTAAAACATGATATGCTTTGCAACAAATCCTTCCAGATCCAAAAAATTCCCATGGCAcaaacttaaaacactaatttgaTAAACCAGATAACTAAATCGAGATAATGAGCCACACAAAAAACAAGCTGCAAAATCCAATTATCACTGATGCACATTATATCCAGAATAAATCGATTAACactaacaaaaacctaaaattcGCGAGCAATTCATTAACATCAATGCAATTCAAATGTAACAAACCTCCGGAAACGAAAAGAGGCTGTGATTGATGAAAGTGCACGCCACGAACGGGGCCATCATGTTCCTCAAACCGATCAATGAGAGTACCCATCCGGTAGTCCCATAGCTGGATAACACCACTGTGAAGACTCGCTAAAATCCATGGCCTCTTACTGTGAAAACTCAGACCTTTCACTCTGTTACTCTTCGTCTCAAACTTCGTCAACATTTTCGCTACCTCCCGCCCCGACCTAATCAATCAACAAACCAGATCATGTAACGCGCAATTCAATCATTTCCTAAATTTGTAATAAACATGTGATGTAGTTAACTTAGATCTGAAAATGAAATTAATGCCGTAACCGACCtaatcaaacaatcaatcaacGAACCAGATCATCTAACTCGCAATTCTTATTACATTGTGAATTCGTAATAAACAAAAACCTAAATGTGATAATTACCTTAGATCTGATGATAATTACCTAACTGAGTCGGTCGGTGGATCGATCAAGTAAAGATTAATACCGTCCCCGACCTAATCAATCAAATAAGCAGATCATGTAACTTGCAATTCAATCATTTCATGAATTCGTAATAAACACAAACCTAAATGTGACGGTTACCTTAGATCTGAGGATGAAATGACCTAAAATCGAAAACTGAATCAATCGATCGATCAGGTGACCTAATTAATCAATCAATTAACTAGATCATGTAACTCGCAATTCAATCATATCATATCGTAAACTTACGATGAACAAAAACCTAAATGTGACGGTTACCTTAGATCTGAGAATGAAATGACCTAAATTCGAGAACTGAATCGGTCGATCGATCGATCGTGTGAAGATTAATACCGTTCCCGAcctaatcaatcaatcaataagaTAATCTATCGATCAACTGGATCATGTGACTCGTAATTCAATTATATCGTGAATTCATGATGAACAAAAACCTAATTGTAATGCAGTTACCTTAGATCTGAGAATGAAATGACCTAAATTCAAGAAGTGAGTCGGTGGATCGATCGGCTGGAGATTAATGAGACGGTATATGGATCCAGTATGAGATATGAGAAGATGAGTTGTGTAAAATGTTGAATTTGATGAACTAGAAATGAAAAATAGTGTTAAAAGAGTCAACTTCATTAAGATGGAAACGTGACGATTACGTACCTGTCTACCTGATTTGATTGTAGCTAGTATAATTTCTTTATTTATCGGTATTGGTTCGGTTTATTATGATATTAGCATATTGTCGACACTCAGTATAGCACCTAAAAGAGAACCAAAAAaaatatatgcttaaaagatatCGTGTGTGTTATACATCGATGGAAAACCATAGAACGAGTATCGGTAACGATTCCGATAGCATTGATACCGATATCAATGTTGTTTGTTCACGCGACGCTAGCATGTTACCGGTACTCGCTATAGCTTatgatacaaaaaaaaaaaccactataTCTTGAATACAACTCGTTTTCAACGGTGTTTGGTCAGAATCAGTTCGGTCTCGATACGTAGCGGGAACTTAACCAGTTTTGGATCGGTTTGTTACAGTCCCAACGATATTTTTTTTTGTACATATATAATTTACTAGAGAAAAGAATACAAAAAATGTTAGATAGATATAACTCAACTCGTTTGAAGTATGATGTGGGTGGAATTTTTTAGTATGACAGACATACAACGTACTTTTTGACAAGTCCTATCTTCATATATTTGTGTTCATCTCCATGTACTCGGCGTGTTCATCTCCATGTACTTATACATGCCTACAACTCGTTAATCATCTTTCACAACAGGAGAATCATAAAATCCCCCTTTAATAAGGAATCATGGTGATTCAACTTTCTAGTTCGTATTAAACTTCTAGATCTTATCGTTTATTCATACATATTTAAATTATCCATAACATAATGCTTAGACCGTAAGAAATAGTAAACGGTAAAATAATGGCAACTTATAACAAAGAGCTACAAATAGCACATATTGATCTCATGTCGGTTTACGTGTCGTTTCTCATCATCAGGTCCATTGGTTATGAGGCTTAGGGATTACTCTAGAGTCAACTGTCTTTGACAATCCCCCTTTGTTGGCTCGTTGgctttttctgttttttttttcacattgTGAAGTTTTCCCTATCAAAAGCAATGCACCTTCCCGAGCAAATGAGCTTGAAGGTAAAAGATTTGaccattttgaatctttatataTAATATCAATGTGTTGTTACTAGTTATTAGTGTAGGTGTGATGTTCCGAATCAATGTGCTTTTTACTAGGTCTCACTAAAAGTAGTCTCTCTATTCCTAAtggatagaggtaaggttgtctacatcttaccctcctcataccataccttagctttgctattgatgggatttactgagtatgatgatgaagatgatggtgtaGGTGTGATGATCTGAATTGGTGTATGTGTTATGTTCTGAATAAAGTTTAAGTGGAAGGAGTTGAGTAAGAAACACTCTTAACACATACAATATttttagggctgcaaacgaaccgaacgaacacgaacaagacgtagttcgtgttcgtttgttaagaaatatatgtgtttgcgaaccgttcacgaacacttatcgaacgagattttatgttcgtattcgtttgttaaggaaatgaacttgttcgtgttcgtttgtgtttgtttgttaattttaggcaactcgaacaaaaacgaacgttgacgaacacaaatgagcacaaactaatgttcatgaatacaaacgaacacaaacaatcgttcatgaacagaacatATAATACATTGacactgacacttattagatatttaatttgtcggaattttgaagtatttaaataaatataaaaactaaaaacactaatgaactatcgaacacaaacgaacatgttaccgaacgttcacgaacataaacgaacaaacatgacctctgttcatgtttgttcatttaactaaacgaacgaaatttcttgttcgtgttcgtttgtttaataaatgaacgaacacaaacgaacttcccgctgaacggttcacgaactgttcgccgaacgtttggttcgtttgcagccctaaataTATTTTAATGCATGTAACTCTTTATTGAATTAAATAGTTACAGCTGGTATGTTACGTATACATTGAAGGCTTAATAAGTTGGATATATATGCTCGTTTTACACCTAACAGGATTCAACTATGGCCTAAACCCAACTTTAAAAGCCATGACCAGATTAATAcctagaaacaaaaaaaaaatcaaagggaTTGAAAAACCTAAGTAAAAATATCAAGTCCTGAAATATTATTGCAAAAGCGACTACATACAACCACCATTCCCAAATCGACACCGCTGTGAATGCCATGCCCACATCTTTAAACACCACCCAACTTCAACAGATTCCAAGAAAACAAACATTACTCATATCTGAATATTCCAGAAACTAAATCCATAACCGAAATCTAATCTACAGTCTAATGTGATGGCCCCCCTGATAAAGCAGCAGCATAAAACATCAGCTACGAGACAAAAATCTTTTGCTCTACTCGGGAATCCAGACACGTTTAAACTGTAAGGAATTAACACAGGTCAGCCAAAAACAAGTCTGTTAAACAAATGCTCTCAAATAATCACACTTATAAGAAGACCAAGAGTGACATCACTGCTTAGAACTAGAGGCAATTAAGGTTTTTGTTGAGGATTTTCTatatcttttatttaatatagaCAGTTATATGGAATATGTTAAAGATTTCTAAGGATAATTCTTTTTTTTCAAGCAAAATTAGTCTGCTGATGATAACCATAAAATAATtccgaaagaaagaaagaatcCAGCAAGAGAAAGAAGATCACCTAAAGAACTGAAACTGGCAAGACTGTGAAGAAACTTTAACAAAATTATCTGATCTGAGCTGGAGAACAAAGTAAGCCGGAAGCATCTGATCCGACCACAGCAAGGTCACAAACAGTACAAAGCTGGCCTTCATGGGAAAGAACAAAGTGTGAATTGCAGTAAGGGCATAACACATCCTTTTGTCCGCGATAAATAGGAACATAAGTTGCCCCACAAACAACAAACGGGTTTCTAAAGTCATAATTCAACTGTGTGGAATCTTTCATGTTCCTCTCAGCAGCCTGCATAACAGAACGGGCGGTTTTGGTTTG comes from the Helianthus annuus cultivar XRQ/B chromosome 4, HanXRQr2.0-SUNRISE, whole genome shotgun sequence genome and includes:
- the LOC110936394 gene encoding coatomer subunit alpha-1, translated to MLTKFETKSNRVKGLSFHSKRPWILASLHSGVIQLWDYRMGTLIDRFEEHDGPVRGVHFHQSQPLFVSGGDDYKIKVWNYKLHRCLFTLLGHLDYIRTVQFHHENPWIVSASDDQTIRIWNWQSRTCISVLTGHNHYVMCALFHPKEDLVVSASLDQTVRVWDIGALKKKSVSPADDILRLSQMNTDFFGGVDAVVKYVLEGHDRGVNWASFHPTLPLIVSGADDRQVKIWRMNDTKAWEVDTLRGHMNNVSCVLFHARQDIIVSNSEDKSIRVWDATKRTGLQTFRREHDRFWILGCHPEMNLLAAGHDSGMIVFKLERERPAFAVSGESLYYVKDRFLRFYEYTSQKDTQILPIRRPGSVSLNQGPRTLSYSPTENAILICSDVDGGSYELYIIPKDSITRGDTVQEAKRGVGGSAVFVARNRFAVLEKSTNQVLVKNLKNEIVKKSALPSPVDAIFYAGTGNLLCRAEDRVFIFDLQQRLVLGDLQTSFVRYVVWSSDMESVALLSKHSIVIADKKLVHLCTLHETIRVKSGSWDDNGVFIYTTLTHIKYCLPNGDSGIIKTLDNPVYITKIFGNTLFCLDRDGKNRPIVIDSTEYVFKLSLLKKRYDHVMSMIRNSELCGQAMIAYLQQKGFPEVALHFVRDERTRFNLALESGNIQIAVASAKEIDEKDHWYRLGVEALRQGNSGIVEYAYQRTKNFERLSFLYLITGNLDKLSKMMKIAEVKNDVMGQFHNALYLGDVQERIKILINAGHLPLAYATAKTHGLNEIVEDLADKLNGNVPNLPSGRSSSLLFPPTPVLCGGDWPLLRTMKGIFEGGLDNAGKGGNEEYEDAADADWGEELDIVDVENIQNGDVSMVLDDEEAPEDNEEGGWDLEDLELPPDVETPKATTSRSAVFVTPTAGMPVSQIWVQKSSLAAEHAAAGNFDTAMRLLSRQLGIKNFTPLKSLFIDLHTGSHSYLRAFSSAPIISLAIERGWSESASPNVRAPPALVFSFSQLEEKLKAGYKATTTGKFTEALRLFLSILHTIPLIVVESRREVDEVKELIIIVKEYVLGLQMELKRRELKDNPVRQQELAAYFTHCNLQLPHLRLALMNAMTVCYKAGNLITASNFARRLLETNPTAESQTKTARSVMQAAERNMKDSTQLNYDFRNPFVVCGATYVPIYRGQKDVLCPYCNSHFVLSQEGQLCTVCDLAVVGSDASGLLCSPSQIR